A single window of Arcobacter venerupis DNA harbors:
- a CDS encoding 3'-5' exonuclease → MFRTIKNYFNKKNLKDKNYEFLFEKPTVDEYVCFDCETTGLNPKKDDIISIGAVIIKNNTIISSKKFVRFVKPKTKLQAEAIKIHHIRVCDLEDAEDIDDVIEEFINFIGNRPLVGYYLEFDVAMINKYLKPKLGILLPNKMHEVSAIYHDYKIEIIPQSHIDLRFNTIMEELKIPSLGKHDAYNDAIMTAMIFLKLKNTPKVKI, encoded by the coding sequence ATGTTTAGAACCATAAAAAACTACTTTAACAAAAAAAATTTAAAAGATAAAAATTACGAATTTTTATTTGAAAAACCAACAGTTGATGAGTATGTTTGTTTTGATTGTGAAACAACAGGATTAAATCCAAAAAAAGATGACATCATATCAATTGGTGCTGTGATTATTAAAAACAACACAATAATTTCAAGTAAAAAATTTGTAAGATTTGTAAAACCAAAAACTAAACTTCAAGCAGAAGCTATAAAAATTCATCACATTAGAGTATGTGATTTAGAAGATGCTGAAGATATTGATGATGTAATTGAAGAGTTCATAAATTTTATTGGAAATAGACCTTTAGTCGGATATTACTTGGAATTTGATGTTGCCATGATTAATAAATATTTAAAACCTAAATTAGGAATTTTACTTCCTAATAAAATGCATGAAGTATCAGCAATATATCATGATTATAAAATCGAAATTATTCCCCAAAGTCATATAGATTTAAGATTCAATACCATTATGGAAGAACTCAAAATTCCAAGTCTAGGAAAACATGATGCATACAATGATGCAATTATGACTGCTATGATATTTTTAAAATTAAAAAATACCCCAAAAGTAAAGATATAA
- the pta gene encoding phosphate acetyltransferase encodes MGLIESIKEKAKLKLRTIVLPEPEDERVLKAAQQVLEEKTAKIVLIGNVETIKADAAKCGANIEGATIIDPKQFDNIDKYIDELVELRKAKNLSKEEATEIMTTEPRFFGCMMVRLGDADGLVAGSNSPTADVLKAAIQVIKTAPGINTVSSTFIMETADGKFGDNGLILFADCAVIPEPNAEQLADIACATAATAASVVGLEPRVAMLSFSTKGSAKHPLVDKVQYACEILEERNVSFSFDGELQADAAIVEAIGAKKAPGSKVAGHANILVFPDLQSGNIGYKLVQRFAGAEAHGPIVQGLNQPVNDLSRGCSVEDIANLVAITATQIK; translated from the coding sequence ATGGGTTTAATCGAAAGTATTAAAGAAAAAGCAAAATTAAAATTAAGAACAATAGTTCTTCCAGAGCCTGAAGATGAGAGAGTTTTAAAAGCTGCTCAGCAAGTTTTAGAAGAGAAGACTGCAAAAATTGTTTTAATTGGAAATGTTGAAACTATCAAAGCTGATGCGGCTAAATGTGGCGCTAATATTGAAGGTGCAACTATAATTGATCCTAAGCAATTTGATAACATAGACAAATACATCGATGAGTTAGTTGAGTTAAGAAAAGCAAAAAATCTTTCAAAAGAAGAAGCTACTGAAATTATGACAACTGAACCTAGATTTTTTGGTTGTATGATGGTAAGACTTGGAGATGCTGATGGATTAGTTGCTGGTTCAAACTCTCCAACAGCTGATGTTTTAAAAGCTGCTATTCAAGTTATAAAAACAGCTCCTGGAATTAATACAGTTTCATCTACATTTATTATGGAAACAGCTGATGGTAAATTTGGTGACAATGGTTTAATCTTATTTGCAGACTGCGCTGTTATTCCTGAGCCAAATGCTGAACAATTAGCTGATATTGCATGTGCAACTGCTGCAACTGCTGCTAGTGTTGTTGGACTTGAACCAAGAGTTGCGATGTTATCTTTTTCTACAAAAGGAAGTGCAAAACATCCATTAGTTGATAAAGTTCAATATGCTTGTGAAATTTTAGAAGAAAGAAATGTAAGCTTCTCTTTTGATGGTGAATTACAAGCAGATGCTGCAATCGTTGAAGCTATTGGAGCTAAAAAAGCACCAGGTTCAAAAGTAGCTGGACATGCAAATATTTTAGTGTTCCCTGATTTACAATCTGGAAACATTGGTTATAAACTTGTTCAAAGATTTGCCGGAGCAGAAGCTCATGGGCCAATCGTTCAAGGATTAAATCAACCTGTTAATGATCTTTCACGTGGTTGTTCAGTAGAAGATATAGCAAACTTAGTTGCAATTACTGCAACTCAAATCAAATAA
- a CDS encoding acetate/propionate family kinase, whose amino-acid sequence MLIFVLNAGSSSLKYQLINAQTSELKASGVVERIGIDGILKHVVSKNKKLTIEAFIPSHKEAIELILETLTHDETKTINSIDEIQAIGHRVAHGGEFFKGSTIVNEKVIKKIEELIPLAPLHNPANILGMKICMDLMPNIPNVAVFDTAFHQTMPEVHFLFPVPHEDYTEHHLRKYGFHGTSHSYVSNEAIKLLNNKKNSRIIVCHLGNGSSICAIKDGKSINTSMGLTPLGGLMMGTRSGDIDAGVIPYLMDRKNMDTHQIIDYLNKKSGILGVSGISSDLREIISAANEGDQRASVTIDMMCNRVRKYVCAYAGLLGGVDAICFTAGIGENSTLIREKVCFNLEFMGIELDDEKNQLKSSGNIEINKKSSKTKIFVIPTNEELVIAKDTYNLVK is encoded by the coding sequence ATGTTAATATTTGTATTAAATGCAGGTTCGTCCTCTTTAAAATATCAATTAATTAATGCGCAAACATCTGAATTAAAAGCAAGTGGAGTTGTTGAAAGAATAGGAATTGATGGAATACTAAAACATGTAGTTAGCAAAAATAAAAAACTAACTATTGAAGCTTTTATTCCATCTCACAAAGAAGCAATTGAGTTAATATTAGAAACTCTTACCCATGATGAAACAAAAACAATAAATTCAATTGACGAAATTCAAGCAATTGGACATAGAGTTGCCCACGGAGGAGAGTTTTTTAAAGGTTCAACTATTGTTAATGAAAAAGTTATAAAAAAAATAGAAGAGTTAATTCCTTTAGCTCCACTTCATAATCCTGCAAATATTTTAGGTATGAAGATATGTATGGATTTAATGCCAAATATTCCAAATGTTGCAGTATTTGATACAGCATTTCATCAAACAATGCCAGAAGTTCACTTCTTATTTCCCGTTCCACATGAAGATTATACAGAACATCATTTAAGAAAATATGGTTTTCATGGAACAAGCCATAGTTATGTATCAAATGAAGCAATCAAACTTTTAAATAATAAAAAAAATTCAAGAATAATTGTTTGTCATTTAGGAAATGGATCATCAATTTGTGCAATAAAAGATGGAAAATCTATAAATACTTCAATGGGATTAACACCTCTTGGAGGTTTAATGATGGGAACAAGAAGCGGAGATATTGATGCAGGTGTTATTCCATATTTAATGGATAGAAAAAATATGGATACCCACCAAATTATTGATTATTTAAATAAAAAATCTGGAATTCTAGGAGTTTCAGGAATTAGCTCAGATTTAAGAGAAATAATAAGTGCAGCAAATGAGGGAGATCAAAGAGCTAGTGTTACAATTGATATGATGTGTAATCGAGTAAGAAAATATGTTTGTGCTTATGCTGGATTATTAGGTGGAGTAGATGCTATTTGTTTTACTGCTGGTATTGGTGAAAATTCTACTTTAATACGAGAAAAAGTTTGTTTTAATTTAGAGTTCATGGGTATTGAATTAGATGATGAAAAAAATCAATTAAAATCATCTGGAAATATAGAGATTAATAAAAAGAGTTCAAAAACTAAAATCTTTGTAATACCTACAAATGAAGAGTTAGTTATTGCTAAAGATACATATAATCTTGTAAAATAA
- a CDS encoding acetate/propionate family kinase has translation MLVFVLNAGSSSLKYQLINAETSELKASGLVERIGIDGILKHEVGENKKLTFELQIPTHKEAIELVLRILTNDETKVINSISEIEAIGHRVVHGGEYFKKSTLINKDVMDKIRKLIPLAPLHNPAHVLGIEICNELMPNIPNVATFDTAFHQTMPEENFLYAVPYGDYTEHHLRKYGFHGTSHYYVSNEAIKILNKKTSKIIVCHLGNGSSICAVKDGKSISTTMGLTPLEGLIMGTRSGDIDAGVIPYLMERKGLDSNQIINYLNKKSGILGISGISSDLREVIKASNDGDKRSKIAIEMLCGRIKKYLCSYAGLMQGVDAICFTAGIGENSDLIREKVCEGLGFMGIELDTEKNKIRTHGTREIHNESSKTKIFVIPTNEELVIAKDTYNLVKSK, from the coding sequence ATGTTAGTATTTGTATTAAATGCTGGTTCGTCTTCTTTAAAATATCAATTAATTAACGCAGAAACTTCTGAATTAAAAGCAAGTGGATTAGTTGAAAGAATAGGAATAGATGGGATTTTAAAACACGAAGTCGGAGAAAATAAGAAATTAACTTTTGAACTTCAAATTCCTACTCATAAAGAAGCTATCGAATTAGTTCTTAGAATTTTAACAAATGATGAAACTAAAGTTATTAATTCAATTAGTGAAATTGAAGCTATTGGACACAGAGTTGTTCATGGTGGAGAATATTTCAAAAAATCTACTTTAATAAATAAAGATGTAATGGATAAAATCAGAAAACTTATTCCTTTAGCCCCTTTACATAATCCTGCTCACGTTTTAGGAATTGAAATTTGTAATGAATTAATGCCAAATATTCCAAATGTTGCAACTTTTGATACGGCATTTCACCAAACAATGCCAGAAGAAAACTTCCTATATGCAGTTCCATATGGAGACTATACAGAACATCATTTAAGAAAATATGGTTTTCATGGAACATCACATTATTATGTTTCAAATGAAGCAATAAAAATTTTAAACAAAAAAACAAGTAAAATTATTGTTTGTCATTTAGGTAATGGTTCATCTATTTGTGCTGTTAAAGATGGAAAATCAATTAGTACAACTATGGGATTAACTCCTTTAGAGGGTTTAATTATGGGAACAAGATCTGGAGATATTGATGCAGGTGTTATTCCTTATTTAATGGAAAGAAAAGGACTAGATAGTAACCAAATTATTAATTATCTTAATAAAAAATCAGGAATTCTAGGAATTTCTGGAATTAGTTCTGATTTAAGAGAAGTTATAAAAGCTTCAAATGATGGTGATAAAAGATCAAAAATAGCTATTGAAATGTTATGTGGAAGAATAAAAAAATATCTTTGCTCTTATGCTGGATTAATGCAAGGTGTTGATGCTATATGTTTCACTGCTGGTATTGGTGAGAATTCAGATTTAATAAGAGAAAAAGTTTGTGAGGGTTTAGGTTTTATGGGAATTGAACTTGATACTGAAAAAAATAAAATTAGAACTCATGGAACAAGAGAAATACATAATGAATCATCAAAAACTAAAATCTTTGTTATACCTACAAATGAAGAATTAGTAATCGCAAAAGATACTTATAACCTTGTAAAATCTAAATAA